One region of Culex pipiens pallens isolate TS chromosome 2, TS_CPP_V2, whole genome shotgun sequence genomic DNA includes:
- the LOC120430189 gene encoding bystin-like, which yields MKINEKDEREMFQNKNGVKTCMPTEIVMDKITEKQTENQTQFSYIDSLKMEDFD from the exons ATGAAGATTAACGAGAAAGATGAGCGGGagatgtttcaaaacaa GAACGGCGTCAAGACGTGCATGCCGACCGAGATCGTCATGGACAAAATCACCGAAAAGCAAACGGAAAATCAGACGCAGTTTTCCTACATCGATTCGCTCAAAATGGAAGATTTCGACTAA